The Longimicrobiaceae bacterium sequence GGGCACTTCTCCGTCTTCTACCCGCCCGAGGCACGGGAGGCCCGGTATCCCGAGCAGGTGCTCGCGCGGGCCGCGGAGCGGGGACGGCTGGAGGACGAGGGCTGGCGGGTCCGCAAGGACGGCAGCCGCTTCTGGGCCAGCGTCGTGATCACCGCGATCCGCAACGACCGGGGCGCGCTCCTGGGGTTCGGGAAGGTGACGCGGGACCTGAGCGTCCGCCGCGCCATCGAGGAGCGGCTCAAGGACAGCGAGGAGCGGTACCGGGCCTTCTTCGAGAACAACCCCGACCCGGTCTACGAGCTGGACCTGGAGGGCCGCTTCACCGCCGTCAACGGGCCCGCCGTCCGGGTCACGGGGCGTGGGGAGGAGGAGCTGCTCGGGAGCTCCTTCATGGCGCTGGTCACGCCCGAATGCCTGGACCGCACGGTGGCCGCGTTCCGCGAAGCCGTCTCCGGCGAGCCGCAGTACGTGGAGACCGCGATCCACGCGCCGGATGGGCAGAGGGTGCTGCTCGGCGTGACCGCCATTCCGTACCGGGTCAGAGGCCGCATCGCCGGCATCTTCGGCGTCGCCGAGGACGTCACGGAGGCCCGGGAGCACGCGGAGGAGCGGGAACGGCTGCTCAAGGAGCTCTCCGCCGAGCGGGCGCTGCTGGACGCGGTGCTGGACCAGATGCCCTCGGGCGTGTCCATCGCCGAGGCCCCTTCGGGCAGGCTCCTCTACCACAACGAGGAAGCAGAGCGGTTCCTCGGCCACCCGACGATCGTGCGGGAGGACTACCGCGCCTTCGCGGAGTACGGGGCCATCCACCCGGACGGGACCCCCTACACGGCCGAAGAGTACCCGATCGCGCGGGCGCTCCTCCGGGGGGAGACGGTGCGCCAGGAGGACGTCCTCTACCGGCGCGGAGACGGCGTCGTCGCCCACCTGTCCGTGAACGCGGCGCCGGTCCGGGACGCCGACGGGAAGACGCTGGCCGTCGTGAGCACCTTCCAGGACGTCTCGGAGCGCAGGCGGGCGGAGCTGGCGCAGCACCTCCTCTCCGAGGCCGGGCGCATCCTCGCGCACGCCCTGGGGGACGAGGACACGCTGGAGAAGATCACCCGCATGCTCGTCCCCGAGTTCGCCGACTACGGCACGATCTACCTGCTGGAGGGCGGGGAGGTCCGCCGGCTGGAGGCGACCCACGCGAACTCGGCGCAGCAGGAGGCGTTCGAAGGGCTCATGCGCCGGAACCCGCTCGAGCTGGACTCGGAGATGCCCGCCGCGCGGGTGATGCGGACCGGGACTCCCGAGCTGGTCGCGGAGATCACGGACGAGCACCTGGAGGCCATGGCGCACGACGCGGACTCCAGGGAAACGCTGCGGCAGCTCCATCCCCGGTCCTACCTGGTCGTGCCGCTCATCGCGCGGGGGAGGACGCTGGGGGCGCTGGCGCTCGCGCAGGCCGAGTCGGGACGGCGCTTCGACGGCGACCACCTCGCCCTCTTCCAGGAGCTGGGGCGGCGGATCGCGTACTCCATCGACAACGCCCGGCTGTTCCGGGAGGCGGAGGAGGCGCGCGAGGAGGCGCAGGCGGCCAACCGGGCCAAGAGCGAGTTCCTCGCGAACATGAGCCACGAGATCCGCACCCCCATCAACGCCATCGCGGGCTACACGGATCTGCTGGAGATGGAGATCGCCGGACCCGTCACCGACGGCCAGCGCCACCAGCTGGAGCGGGTCCGCGCGAGCAGCCGGCACCTGCTGGCCCTGGTCGAGGACATCCTGGACCTGGCCAAGGTGGAGGCCGGGCGCATGGAGGTGGCGCACGAGCGGGTCTCCGCCGCCCACGCGGTGGAGAGCGCGCTCGCCATGGTGGGCCCGCAGGCGGTACGGAAAGGGGTCACGCTCACCGACCGCTGCGCCGCCGAGGAGGGGACCGTCTACGTGGGGGACGAGGACCGGGTGCGGCAGATCCTGGTGAACCTGCTCTCCAACGCGATCAAGTTCACGGACCCGGGCGGAGAGGTCCGGGTCACCTGCGGTACCCGGGACCGCCCCGATCCGGGAGCCCAGCTCTTCGAGGATGGGCCGTGGGCCTACATCCGCGTGCAGGACACCGGGATCGGGATCGCGCCGCAGGAGGTCGAGAGCATGTTCCGGCCCTTCGTGCAGGCCGAGCAGGGCCACACCCGGACCCAGGGGGGCACGGGGCTCGGGCTCACCATCAGCCGCC is a genomic window containing:
- a CDS encoding PAS domain S-box protein, translating into MTRPPRHCSSSARSADELRGSDEMYRLLVECVADYAIFMLDPGGRVLSWNTGAERLKGYTEEEIVGGHFSVFYPPEAREARYPEQVLARAAERGRLEDEGWRVRKDGSRFWASVVITAIRNDRGALLGFGKVTRDLSVRRAIEERLKDSEERYRAFFENNPDPVYELDLEGRFTAVNGPAVRVTGRGEEELLGSSFMALVTPECLDRTVAAFREAVSGEPQYVETAIHAPDGQRVLLGVTAIPYRVRGRIAGIFGVAEDVTEAREHAEERERLLKELSAERALLDAVLDQMPSGVSIAEAPSGRLLYHNEEAERFLGHPTIVREDYRAFAEYGAIHPDGTPYTAEEYPIARALLRGETVRQEDVLYRRGDGVVAHLSVNAAPVRDADGKTLAVVSTFQDVSERRRAELAQHLLSEAGRILAHALGDEDTLEKITRMLVPEFADYGTIYLLEGGEVRRLEATHANSAQQEAFEGLMRRNPLELDSEMPAARVMRTGTPELVAEITDEHLEAMAHDADSRETLRQLHPRSYLVVPLIARGRTLGALALAQAESGRRFDGDHLALFQELGRRIAYSIDNARLFREAEEAREEAQAANRAKSEFLANMSHEIRTPINAIAGYTDLLEMEIAGPVTDGQRHQLERVRASSRHLLALVEDILDLAKVEAGRMEVAHERVSAAHAVESALAMVGPQAVRKGVTLTDRCAAEEGTVYVGDEDRVRQILVNLLSNAIKFTDPGGEVRVTCGTRDRPDPGAQLFEDGPWAYIRVQDTGIGIAPQEVESMFRPFVQAEQGHTRTQGGTGLGLTISRQLARLMGGDLAAESEVGRGSTFTLWLPTRQRRGPSVDEIVQELDSEPHSLARVGRALREHADRILVGFVERLRADPLVPRAATLPAADVEDHLSTLLADVAQSLVILEEGTADPYVLLREGTQIQRLVAMLHGEQRARLGWSEEALAREFQILREEVAGSVPGEAGLQARTREPDLPARLLEHAERTSLRALRATLAAQES